A single window of Crassostrea angulata isolate pt1a10 chromosome 8, ASM2561291v2, whole genome shotgun sequence DNA harbors:
- the LOC128159387 gene encoding uncharacterized protein LOC128159387 translates to MLNYIVTLLWILRAITATTRRNCEDWRLHGYTKSATFNVEPKQDGIVFSVYCDMTSVPAQTVFKHDFNAREHVGYAVGGWYADVKPVYSLTMQNIESAILLTSSCQQYIKYECNSSKLLLQRTYSKWESRDSVKRYHWGDANQQSGYCACGLTGTCADPAKKCNCLIEDDTLREDSGYLTDSSLLPVTRVVIRMSSFSSDGYLTIGPMTCVDVDPRSFIETPEGITTAFTCSVLFLIFLFMVVYACYKKCPCKKCGKSRKQRTDKSTTKSHPAEKPTVEATIVPESNNSIPTSSSMEELPRGPLHAIMPPSYTVHNFPLQNYKPGELSRLLGAQSAADLVHLRMELNARPFPQRYAQISEKPKTEASPADDQKMEQKHEYNWNVNSVFLVKSLIAREQAARQTSGKSQLQHSTASETRGRGDTARGNQSNRLAISNSASNASNMTGRHLGVSLSNIEDFHVSENSVNHQDETPDVGANNERNTPSNAPSNSNQINYTNIQMVKDIIAQEKMEKIAQNNADSNQSKGNGLEETKTIDQSNSSFDQQRDVPYSEYNGDWD, encoded by the exons TTCCGTATACTGTGATATGACGTCAGTTCCGGCGCAGACGGTGTTCAAACATGACTTTAATGCTAGAGAGCATGTGGGATATGCCGTCGGAGGCT GGTATGCTGATGTCAAGCCGGTATATTCCTTGACAATGCAGAACATAGAGAGCGCCATTTTATTGACGTCAAGCTGCCAGCAGTACATAAAATATGAGTGTAACAGTTCTAAACTCCTCTTACAAA GGACTTATTCGAAGTGGGAATCACGTGACTCAGTCAAACGCTACCACTGGGGTGATGCAAATCAGCAGTCTGGTTACTGCGCATGCGGACTAACTGGAACATGTGCAGACCCCGCCAAAAAGTGCAACTGTTTGATTGAAGATGACACCCTGAGGGAAGACAGTGGGTACCTCACGGACAGCAGTCTACTTCCGGTGACGAGGGTGGTCATTAGAATGTCGTCCTTCTCGTCTGACGGATACCTTACCATAGGGCCAATGACTTGCGTAGACG TGGACCCAAGAAGTTTCATAGAGACACCAGAAGGAATCACTACTGCCTTCACCTGCTCAGTTCTCTTTCTCATATTTCTATTCATGGTGGTGTATGCCTGTTACAAAAAGTGCCCGTGCAAGAAATGCGGAAAAAGTCGCAAACAGCGCACCGACAA GTCAACCACGAAATCACATCCTGCAGAAAAGCCAACAGTCGAAGCTACAATTGTGCCTGAATCCAATAATTCCATCCCCACGTCTTCGTCAATGGAGGAATTACCCAGGGGTCCTCTTCACGCGATTATGCCGCCAAGCTATACAGTGCACAATTTCCCACTGCAAAATTACAAACCAGGCGAACTTTCGAGACTTCTCGGTGCTCAAAGTGCGGCCGATCTCGTTCACCTTCGAATGGAATTGAACGCGCGACCTTTTCCGCAAAGGTATGCTCAAATTTCAGAGAAACCAAAGACAGAGGCATCTCCAGCAGACGATCAAAAGATGGAGCAGAAACACGAATACAACTGGAATGTTAATAGCGTTTTTCTTGTCAAGTCGCTCATTGCACGAGAGCAAGCAGCGCGACAGACGAGTGGCAAAAGTCAATTGCAGCACAGTACAGCAAGCGAAACAAGAGGTCGAGGCGATACCGCAAGAGGTAACCAATCAAATCGCCTGGCCATTAGCAACAGCGCATCAAACGCCAGCAACATGACTGGCAGACACTTAGGTGTAAGCCTTAGTAACATTGAAGATTTTCATGTCAGTGAAAATTCAGTGAACCACCAAGACGAAACCCCGGATGTTGGAGCAAACAACGAGCGTAACACTCCATCTAATGCTCCGTCGAATTCCAATCAAATCAACTACACTAACATTCAAATGGTAAAAGATATTATTGCGCAggagaaaatggaaaaaatcgCACAGAATAATGCTGATTCTAACCAATCAAAAGGAAACGGTCTTGAAGAAACAAAAACTATTGACCAATCAAATAGCAGCTTTGATCAGCAACGCGATGTTCCATACTCAGAGTATAATGGAGATTGGGACTAA